The following proteins are co-located in the Palaemon carinicauda isolate YSFRI2023 chromosome 30, ASM3689809v2, whole genome shotgun sequence genome:
- the LOC137623652 gene encoding uncharacterized protein: MTDALQLILLAEALTDRSRYSSSIVSKEMRGAAKELKRVADVTVRRADKTAAFVLNNSHEYHEKLDAILADLTKFERVTSNPVEDIKREANRTNEAINAATNSVHLPMISGDYRLGYLYGNVKTHKQGNPLQPIISQCPTPTYQLAMKLNTILTPYVPDRHCVASSAEFLERIKDGLDHQGLCTQGLVTLLVMD, translated from the exons ATGACTGACGCCCTTCAGTTGAttctgctcgccgaggcccttactgataggagCAGATACAGCAGTAgcatcgtttctaaggagatgagaggtgctgctaaagagctcaaacgagtaGCTGATGTTAccgtccgtcgggccgacaagacagctgcctttgtactcaaCAACTCCCACGAGTACCACGAGAAactggacgccatcctcgccgacctgaccaaattcgagcgcgtcacgagcaaccctgttgaagacatcaagagggaggcaaatcgcaccaacgaggccattaatgctgcaactaactccgtacacctgcccatgatttcgggAGATTATAGActtggttacctctacggcaatgttaaaacccacaagcaaggcaacccacttcaacctatcatcagccaatgccctacgcctacataccagctggccatgAAACTGAACACAattctgacgccatatgtccccgaccgccactgtgtggcctcctctgccgaattcctagagaggatcaaggac ggcctcgaccatcaaggcctttgtacgcagggccttgtcacactgctcgtcatggactga